One Peromyscus leucopus breed LL Stock chromosome 4, UCI_PerLeu_2.1, whole genome shotgun sequence genomic region harbors:
- the LOC114706527 gene encoding uncharacterized protein LOC114706527 isoform X1 codes for MLLMWTPLLCWGLLHQAQGTTHSPLLLRINERWVETNISDLFMEHEVLKGMIRMPVTGSPSEGVSVLDRLPFIKKEFVRKKSGLDLSLVGDLLSGKTMPELKTLLETAGLVIEDAKGPEVTLEILSDSLLQITLRCKLYLSLLEILRLEAMKNIRIGVRLEQMGNKTRVAFEECHVPPGSLNIEILKQTETLLPNQLLNLVTEILEESLPFLLQKIVCPVATNLLNFLLEDLLHIVLPPIFSGPSDFQYYVTTTEFTQGAILLTVQLVTPCGPHQRASRPERVVPPPLPGLAQDSTADFAFWLEIYNDILSCLYTSQEIFVEPQDSLETGLWELLSLSAPTPTPEVHNVTRGSLGLIISTPDPPTVHLDGSRATVTQQGLLMLQGTKNTSSDVVAWQILSKAVFSSRSQKLKLQFTPHGAVITLGPYPTIIEKQEEHLKALLLAVLKRRFLPHHNKWLREHSLLLPNIKGISFNHAQLDFSEDYIQLTIPE; via the exons ATGCTGCTGATGTGGACACCGCTGTTGTGCTGGGGGCTGCTGCACCAAGCCCAAGGGACAACCCATAGTCCTCTGCTCCTGCGGATCAACGAGAGATGGGTGGAAACAA ATATTTCAGATCTATTCATGGAACATGAGGTCCTGAAAGGTATGATCAGGATGCCTGTGACTGGATCCCCAAGTGAGGGTGTGTCTGTCCTGGACCGTCTGCCCTTCATCAAAAAGGAGTTTGTTAGGAAGAAGAGTGGGCTGGACCTGTCACTTGTGGGGGACCTGCTCTCTGGGAAGACGATGCCTGAGCTGAAGACGCTACTAGAGACAGCTGG GTTGGTCATAGAAGATGCCAAGGGACCGGAAGTCACCCTGGAAATTCTAAGTGACAGCCTGCTGCAGATCACACTGCGCTGCAAACTGTACCTCTCACTCCTAGA GATCCTACGGCTAGAAGCCATGAAGAACATACGCATTGGAGTACGGCTAGAACAGATGGGGAACAAGACCCGGGTGGCCTTCGAGGAGTGCCACGTGCCCCCTGGGAGCCTGAACATTGAGATCCTGAAGCA AACAGAGACCCTGTTGCCAAACCAGCTGCTGAATCTGGTGACTGAGATCCTGGAGGAATCACTGCCGTTCCTCCTCCAGAAGATC GTGTGCCCTGTGGCCACAAACCTGCTCAACTTCCTGCTGGAAGACCTGCTACACATCGTTCTCC CGCCAATCTTCTCGGGTCCCAGTGATTTCCAGTACTATGTGACCACCACCGAGTTCACACAGGGAGCCATCCTGTTGACAGTACAG CTTGTGACTCCCTGTGGCCCACACCAGCGGGCTTCAAGGCCGGAGCGTGTGGTTCCCCCACCTCTCCCAGGATTAGCCCAGGACAGCACGGCAGATTTTGCCTTTTGGCTAGAAATCTACAATGACATCCTGTCCTGTCTGTACACGAGCCAGGAGATCTTCGTGGAGCCCCAAGACTCCTTG GAAACTGGCCTCTGGGAGCTGTTGTCCCTGAGTGCTCCAACGCCCACGCCAGAG GTTCATAATGTGACCAGAGGGAGCCTGGGACTGATCATCAGCACCCCAGATCCACCCACTGTCCACCTGGATGGCTCCAGGGCCACGGTCACCCAGCAGGGCTTACTGATGCTGCAGGGGACCAAGAATACCTCCTCTGATGTGGTTGCCTGG CAAATCCTCTCCAAAGCTGTGTTCTCCTCAAGAAGTCAGAAACTAAAACTCCAGTTCACGCCACACGG CGCTGTGATCACCTTGGGTCCCTACCCCACCATCATTGAGAAGCAG GAAGAGCATCTGAAGGCCTTGCTCTTGGCGGTCCTGAAGAGGCGGTTCTTGCCTCACCATAACA AGTGGCTCAGAGAGCATAGCCTCCTTCTGCCCAACATCAAGGGCATCTCCTTCAACCATGCCCAGCTGGACTTCTCTGAG GATTACATACAGCTGACCATTCCCGAGTAG
- the LOC114706527 gene encoding uncharacterized protein LOC114706527 isoform X2, whose protein sequence is MLLMWTPLLCWGLLHQAQGTTHSPLLLRINERWVETNISDLFMEHEVLKGMIRMPVTGSPSEGVSVLDRLPFIKKEFVRKKSGLDLSLVGDLLSGKTMPELKTLLETAGLVIEDAKGPEVTLEILSDSLLQITLRCKLYLSLLEILRLEAMKNIRIGVRLEQMGNKTRVAFEECHVPPGSLNIEILKQTETLLPNQLLNLVTEILEESLPFLLQKIVCPVATNLLNFLLEDLLHIVLPPIFSGPSDFQYYVTTTEFTQGAILLTVQLVTPCGPHQRASRPERVVPPPLPGLAQDSTADFAFWLEIYNDILSCLYTSQEIFVEPQDSLETGLWELLSLSAPTPTPEVHNVTRGSLGLIISTPDPPTVHLDGSRATVTQQGLLMLQGTKNTSSDVVAWQILSKAVFSSRSQKLKLQFTPHGAVITLGPYPTIIEKQEEHLKALLLAVLKRRFLPHHNKCALHRV, encoded by the exons ATGCTGCTGATGTGGACACCGCTGTTGTGCTGGGGGCTGCTGCACCAAGCCCAAGGGACAACCCATAGTCCTCTGCTCCTGCGGATCAACGAGAGATGGGTGGAAACAA ATATTTCAGATCTATTCATGGAACATGAGGTCCTGAAAGGTATGATCAGGATGCCTGTGACTGGATCCCCAAGTGAGGGTGTGTCTGTCCTGGACCGTCTGCCCTTCATCAAAAAGGAGTTTGTTAGGAAGAAGAGTGGGCTGGACCTGTCACTTGTGGGGGACCTGCTCTCTGGGAAGACGATGCCTGAGCTGAAGACGCTACTAGAGACAGCTGG GTTGGTCATAGAAGATGCCAAGGGACCGGAAGTCACCCTGGAAATTCTAAGTGACAGCCTGCTGCAGATCACACTGCGCTGCAAACTGTACCTCTCACTCCTAGA GATCCTACGGCTAGAAGCCATGAAGAACATACGCATTGGAGTACGGCTAGAACAGATGGGGAACAAGACCCGGGTGGCCTTCGAGGAGTGCCACGTGCCCCCTGGGAGCCTGAACATTGAGATCCTGAAGCA AACAGAGACCCTGTTGCCAAACCAGCTGCTGAATCTGGTGACTGAGATCCTGGAGGAATCACTGCCGTTCCTCCTCCAGAAGATC GTGTGCCCTGTGGCCACAAACCTGCTCAACTTCCTGCTGGAAGACCTGCTACACATCGTTCTCC CGCCAATCTTCTCGGGTCCCAGTGATTTCCAGTACTATGTGACCACCACCGAGTTCACACAGGGAGCCATCCTGTTGACAGTACAG CTTGTGACTCCCTGTGGCCCACACCAGCGGGCTTCAAGGCCGGAGCGTGTGGTTCCCCCACCTCTCCCAGGATTAGCCCAGGACAGCACGGCAGATTTTGCCTTTTGGCTAGAAATCTACAATGACATCCTGTCCTGTCTGTACACGAGCCAGGAGATCTTCGTGGAGCCCCAAGACTCCTTG GAAACTGGCCTCTGGGAGCTGTTGTCCCTGAGTGCTCCAACGCCCACGCCAGAG GTTCATAATGTGACCAGAGGGAGCCTGGGACTGATCATCAGCACCCCAGATCCACCCACTGTCCACCTGGATGGCTCCAGGGCCACGGTCACCCAGCAGGGCTTACTGATGCTGCAGGGGACCAAGAATACCTCCTCTGATGTGGTTGCCTGG CAAATCCTCTCCAAAGCTGTGTTCTCCTCAAGAAGTCAGAAACTAAAACTCCAGTTCACGCCACACGG CGCTGTGATCACCTTGGGTCCCTACCCCACCATCATTGAGAAGCAG GAAGAGCATCTGAAGGCCTTGCTCTTGGCGGTCCTGAAGAGGCGGTTCTTGCCTCACCATAACA AATGTGCACTGCATAGAGTCTAA